A region of Kribbella sp. NBC_01245 DNA encodes the following proteins:
- a CDS encoding MauE/DoxX family redox-associated membrane protein produces MLYLLLSCCLGLAFVFGLSAASKAGRRAFQDFAASAGPLEVLPKALRVPAARAVVAAEGVITVALVVGAGAALTKTLEPVAVLGFALAVLLLLAFTGAIVVTLRRGVRKACKCFGASSTPLGRAHVVRNVLLLALAVAGLVATTSPNTTVEPAGVAMAVVAGLITGLLITRFDDLIDLFSPLEVN; encoded by the coding sequence ATGCTCTACCTCTTGCTCAGTTGCTGCCTCGGCCTCGCCTTCGTTTTCGGATTGTCCGCGGCAAGTAAGGCCGGACGGAGGGCGTTCCAGGACTTTGCAGCCTCAGCAGGTCCACTGGAGGTCCTCCCCAAGGCTCTACGCGTTCCGGCGGCGAGAGCCGTCGTAGCTGCCGAGGGCGTCATCACGGTCGCGCTGGTGGTCGGAGCTGGTGCAGCGCTTACCAAGACCCTCGAGCCTGTGGCGGTGCTCGGGTTCGCCTTGGCTGTGCTGCTCCTGCTGGCGTTCACCGGCGCGATCGTGGTGACACTGCGCCGAGGAGTCCGCAAGGCCTGCAAGTGCTTTGGCGCCAGCTCTACCCCGCTAGGCCGCGCTCACGTCGTACGGAACGTGCTCCTGTTGGCCCTAGCCGTCGCAGGACTAGTAGCGACCACCAGCCCCAACACCACGGTTGAACCCGCAGGGGTGGCTATGGCGGTTGTAGCCGGATTGATCACCGGGTTGCTCATCACGCGATTCGACGACCTCATCGACCTGTTCAGCCCATTGGAAGTCAACTAA